The following are from one region of the Paenibacillus sp. JZ16 genome:
- a CDS encoding ATP-dependent nuclease, with protein MKLDLLNNFYILFIFIGGVLVYISNLNIAGYKNSKEKSIIKLNQGLNVLVGENGSGKTTIINALRLILRENEFSNMNIDEDDFYISLDKQYSAPDIRIDITLESLSSDEQVTFLTWCDADYKAQLHLEVSSNPNRKGYYKKEIWGGASKSSIFEEETFECIDCIYLPPLRDAEEKLVNGKRSRLAQLLKKQYGDNKDSLVQNVSKFNEQITSNAEKKYDEIETAKLNINTKLEESLGQRLGQSINLQFAETTFNKIVESIRMVFFPGIKQSDPDKFRDIATNSLGYNNLLYIATVFAELELLKNNNMITVLLIEEPEAHLHPQLQVKFIKYLEEITRKLGNIQVIITTHSPVLASSIHTDNLIHVTQNEDKIVATSLKDIDLGESKNYINRWLDVTKSTLLFSKGVILVEGISEAMLIPTFAKIVLAQHNKKALDNSEALLPTSLEEAGVSTININGINFKHFMKLFAKCDGSSSEVQLPIFCSGITDNDPPKLKVFVYDENGKLKKDKEGEPITILQDTFPLPSESPIGANSAIQLMDDINKSKWGRLYRSPLKTFEYDLAINGNNNQMAKVLHDLWPVSGKVKKQCSAISSRSNQYSEDEDMLKEDAEYIFKHIDANEVGKGIYSQELTDYLELQISMQLEKIDESQSNISDVFSKISEIINIPNYIKQAIIWACGGGE; from the coding sequence GTTTTAGTGTATATATCAAATTTGAATATTGCCGGATATAAGAACTCTAAAGAAAAATCTATAATAAAGTTAAATCAAGGGCTCAATGTATTGGTTGGAGAAAATGGATCAGGAAAAACGACAATAATTAATGCCCTAAGGCTTATTCTACGAGAGAATGAGTTTTCAAATATGAATATTGATGAAGACGATTTTTATATTTCGTTGGACAAACAGTACTCTGCTCCTGACATAAGAATAGATATTACACTTGAATCCCTGAGTTCAGATGAACAAGTAACATTTTTAACTTGGTGCGATGCAGATTATAAAGCCCAATTGCACTTAGAGGTTAGTTCAAATCCCAATAGGAAGGGGTATTATAAGAAAGAAATATGGGGTGGGGCATCGAAATCAAGCATCTTTGAAGAGGAAACTTTTGAGTGTATCGATTGTATATACCTGCCACCTCTCCGCGATGCAGAGGAAAAGTTAGTTAATGGGAAGCGGTCCAGACTGGCGCAGTTATTAAAGAAACAATATGGCGACAACAAGGATTCACTTGTACAGAATGTAAGTAAGTTTAACGAACAAATCACAAGTAATGCTGAAAAAAAATATGACGAAATTGAAACTGCGAAACTCAACATTAATACAAAGCTTGAGGAGAGCTTGGGGCAACGTCTTGGTCAGAGTATAAATCTGCAATTCGCAGAGACAACATTTAACAAAATTGTAGAAAGCATAAGAATGGTTTTCTTTCCAGGCATTAAGCAGAGCGATCCAGATAAATTCAGAGACATCGCAACTAATAGCCTGGGATACAATAACTTGTTATACATAGCCACTGTATTTGCTGAGCTTGAACTACTAAAAAATAATAACATGATAACTGTTTTACTGATAGAGGAGCCGGAAGCGCATTTACATCCTCAACTTCAGGTGAAATTTATAAAGTATCTAGAAGAGATAACCCGTAAACTTGGAAATATACAGGTTATTATTACCACACATTCTCCAGTCCTTGCTTCTTCTATACATACTGATAACTTAATTCATGTTACTCAAAATGAAGACAAAATTGTTGCAACCTCATTAAAGGATATCGATTTAGGTGAAAGCAAAAATTATATCAATCGATGGCTAGATGTTACAAAGTCTACACTGCTTTTTTCAAAAGGTGTCATTCTTGTAGAAGGCATAAGTGAGGCTATGCTGATACCTACATTTGCAAAGATAGTATTGGCGCAACATAATAAGAAAGCTTTGGATAATTCTGAAGCATTATTGCCAACCTCATTAGAAGAGGCTGGTGTATCTACAATTAACATTAACGGAATAAATTTCAAACATTTTATGAAGCTGTTTGCAAAATGTGATGGTTCCTCTAGTGAAGTGCAACTACCTATTTTTTGTTCTGGAATTACTGATAATGATCCCCCAAAGCTCAAAGTTTTTGTCTATGATGAAAATGGAAAATTAAAAAAAGATAAGGAAGGTGAACCCATAACTATATTACAAGATACATTTCCTTTACCAAGCGAATCACCAATTGGAGCTAATAGCGCAATCCAGCTAATGGATGATATTAATAAGAGCAAATGGGGGCGTTTGTATCGTTCACCTTTAAAAACGTTTGAATATGATTTAGCAATAAATGGAAACAATAACCAAATGGCAAAAGTCCTTCATGATTTATGGCCTGTTTCTGGAAAAGTAAAAAAACAATGTAGTGCAATATCTTCTAGAAGCAATCAGTACTCAGAGGATGAAGATATGTTAAAAGAGGACGCTGAATATATCTTTAAGCATATTGATGCGAACGAAGTTGGAAAAGGTATCTATTCACAGGAACTCACAGATTATTTAGAGTTACAGATAAGCATGCAATTGGAAAAAATCGATGAATCACAATCAAATATCTCAGATGTTTTTTCTAAGATAAGCGAAATAATAAACATCCCTAACTACATTAAACAAGCTATTATTTGGGCATGTGGAGGTGGTGAATAG